A DNA window from Citrobacter tructae contains the following coding sequences:
- a CDS encoding glycoside hydrolase family 10 protein, protein MSAFGFISGHYQKRLANLLARSRNILPITNVKWFAVLVGSMLLLGSCSSEPPVSKTPPQPPLTKPQRSLEPVRGVWLATVSRLDWPPMASVNVSSSATRISQQQKALTDKLDNLKRLGINTVFFQVKPDATALWKSKILPWSDTLTGKIGEDPGYDPLQFMLDEAHKRGMRVHAWFNPYRVSVNTKPGTVTELNNTLSQHPSSVFVLHRDWIRTAGERFVLDPGIPEVRDWVASIVAEVVENYPVDGVQFDDYFYTESPGSTLNDAQTFREYGQGFASKADWRRHNTEKLIEQVSQTIKKLNPEVEFGVSPAGVWRNRSHDPAGSDTRGAAAYDESYADTRRWVQLGLLDYIAPQLYWPFARDAARYDVLAKWWADVVKSTNTRLYIGVALYKVGEPSRKEPDWTVNGGVPELKKQLDMNESEPHINGTILFREDYLNQPQTQDAVTYIRNRWGQ, encoded by the coding sequence ATGTCAGCATTCGGTTTTATTTCAGGTCATTACCAGAAAAGGCTGGCGAATCTTCTCGCCCGTTCTCGCAACATACTCCCGATAACCAACGTGAAATGGTTTGCCGTGCTCGTCGGTAGCATGCTCTTACTCGGCAGTTGCTCTTCCGAACCGCCGGTGTCAAAAACGCCCCCGCAACCTCCGCTGACTAAACCGCAACGCAGCCTGGAACCCGTGCGTGGTGTTTGGTTGGCGACGGTTTCCCGTCTGGACTGGCCGCCGATGGCCTCCGTTAACGTTAGTTCGTCTGCTACCCGCATTAGTCAACAGCAAAAAGCGCTAACGGATAAGCTGGATAATCTAAAACGCCTCGGGATCAACACCGTGTTTTTCCAGGTCAAACCGGACGCCACCGCGCTGTGGAAATCCAAAATTTTACCCTGGTCAGATACCCTGACGGGCAAGATTGGTGAAGATCCGGGTTACGATCCGCTGCAGTTTATGCTCGACGAAGCGCACAAGCGCGGTATGAGAGTTCATGCCTGGTTTAACCCCTATCGCGTGTCCGTCAACACGAAACCGGGTACCGTGACAGAGTTAAACAACACTCTGTCGCAACATCCATCGAGTGTCTTTGTCCTGCACCGCGACTGGATCCGCACGGCTGGAGAACGTTTTGTCCTCGACCCTGGCATTCCTGAAGTCAGGGACTGGGTAGCCAGTATTGTGGCTGAAGTGGTAGAGAATTATCCCGTCGACGGCGTACAGTTTGATGACTACTTCTACACCGAGTCACCCGGCTCGACGCTTAACGACGCCCAGACCTTCAGAGAGTATGGTCAGGGATTCGCCTCGAAAGCGGACTGGCGGCGGCATAACACGGAAAAGTTGATCGAACAGGTTTCGCAAACCATCAAGAAACTGAATCCTGAAGTGGAGTTCGGCGTCAGTCCGGCAGGCGTATGGCGTAACCGTTCGCACGACCCGGCCGGTTCCGACACGCGTGGTGCGGCGGCGTATGATGAATCCTATGCCGACACTCGTCGCTGGGTACAACTGGGTCTGCTGGACTACATTGCCCCGCAGCTTTACTGGCCTTTTGCCCGCGATGCCGCACGTTATGATGTGCTGGCGAAATGGTGGGCAGACGTGGTCAAGTCAACCAACACGCGCCTGTATATTGGCGTTGCACTGTATAAGGTCGGTGAGCCGTCGAGAAAAGAACCCGACTGGACGGTTAACGGCGGTGTCCCTGAACTGAAAA
- a CDS encoding VF530 family DNA-binding protein, whose product MNAHTSKDPLHGVTLEMQVNALVARFGWAELSQLININCFKNEPSVKSSLKFLRRTPWARAEVEALYLDSLNDDAQENTESPAFDPWANSRINKK is encoded by the coding sequence ATGAATGCTCATACTTCGAAAGACCCTTTACATGGCGTAACGCTTGAAATGCAGGTCAATGCGTTGGTTGCTCGCTTTGGTTGGGCTGAGCTGAGCCAGCTCATTAACATCAACTGTTTTAAAAACGAACCCAGCGTTAAATCCAGTTTAAAATTTCTGCGCCGCACGCCGTGGGCGCGTGCTGAAGTTGAAGCGCTGTATCTTGATTCCCTGAATGATGACGCCCAGGAAAACACAGAATCTCCTGCCTTTGACCCCTGGGCTAATAGTCGTATTAACAAGAAATAA
- a CDS encoding type I secretion system permease/ATPase yields MSRQHTPTELNNALKGTKPTFLILLFFSCVINMLMLAPAIYMLQVYDRVLVSKNTTTLLMLTLLIVGLYIVIAMIESARAKVMVRLGNRLDVKLSQLIFNSAFKRKIATGDNNPAQSIAELDQIRQFLSGNSLFALLDIPWTPIYLFIAFLVHPLLGYLSLGGISLLFILTLVSEIATKRPIQQAHALTINNATKLNKQLQNSDTIEAMGMLSTIKFHWQEQHDKVLVLQTQIADKTAGLSSLSRFVRVLLQSIALGAGALLVIGGQITPGLMIAASIILGRVLNPVEQVIGSWKQFVQFRSAWHQLSTLLKEYPAPKDVLPLPKPKGNISVEGVFAAAPGQHTPLLRNISFQLEQGEVLGIIGPSASGKTSLAKVLVGVWKPLSGKVRLDGADICQWDKELLGPSIGYLPQDVELFDGTIAQNIARFTKNDSELIVAAALLAGVHEMILRLPQGYDTLLGSGGHQLSGGQRQRIGLARAVYNNPAFLVLDEPNANLDDAGEFALIKAINTLRTQGQTTVIISHRPTLLGVVNKVLLLNDGAIQEFGTRDQVFTTLRQANVLKPVATASSSNNEQKREA; encoded by the coding sequence ATGTCGCGCCAGCATACGCCAACAGAACTGAATAATGCATTAAAAGGAACGAAACCCACTTTTCTTATACTGTTGTTTTTTAGTTGTGTGATTAATATGCTTATGCTGGCGCCGGCAATTTATATGCTACAGGTTTACGACCGCGTTCTGGTGAGTAAAAACACCACGACGCTATTAATGTTAACCCTGCTCATTGTCGGCTTATACATTGTTATTGCCATGATTGAATCAGCTCGGGCTAAGGTCATGGTTCGTCTGGGAAATCGGCTGGATGTGAAGTTAAGCCAGCTGATTTTTAACTCGGCGTTTAAAAGAAAGATTGCCACCGGTGATAACAACCCAGCGCAGTCAATCGCAGAGCTTGATCAGATTCGTCAGTTTCTTTCTGGCAACAGTCTGTTTGCCCTGCTGGATATACCGTGGACGCCCATCTATTTATTCATCGCGTTTCTTGTCCATCCCCTGTTGGGATATCTCTCCCTGGGCGGAATATCCTTACTGTTTATTCTGACGCTGGTCTCTGAAATAGCGACTAAACGCCCTATTCAACAAGCCCATGCGTTGACCATCAACAATGCCACCAAACTGAATAAGCAGCTGCAAAATTCCGATACCATTGAAGCAATGGGGATGCTCTCTACCATCAAATTTCACTGGCAGGAACAGCATGACAAAGTGCTGGTACTGCAAACGCAGATCGCCGATAAAACGGCAGGATTAAGCAGCCTGAGCCGTTTTGTTCGGGTTCTCCTGCAATCCATTGCGCTGGGTGCCGGTGCCTTACTGGTGATCGGGGGGCAAATTACCCCCGGCCTGATGATTGCCGCCTCGATTATTCTGGGGCGAGTCCTGAACCCAGTTGAGCAAGTGATCGGCAGCTGGAAGCAGTTTGTGCAGTTTCGCAGCGCGTGGCACCAGCTCTCAACGCTGCTGAAGGAGTACCCGGCACCGAAAGATGTCCTGCCCTTGCCGAAGCCAAAAGGGAATATCAGCGTCGAAGGCGTCTTCGCGGCGGCACCCGGTCAGCATACGCCGCTGTTGCGTAATATCTCATTTCAGCTTGAACAAGGCGAAGTGCTGGGGATTATCGGCCCGTCTGCATCAGGAAAAACGTCGCTGGCCAAAGTGCTGGTCGGCGTATGGAAACCGCTATCGGGAAAAGTCAGGTTAGACGGCGCGGATATTTGTCAGTGGGATAAAGAATTGCTCGGCCCATCTATCGGCTATCTTCCCCAGGATGTCGAATTGTTTGACGGAACAATCGCGCAAAACATCGCCCGCTTTACGAAGAATGACAGCGAACTCATTGTGGCTGCCGCACTGCTGGCTGGCGTCCATGAGATGATCCTGCGCTTACCCCAGGGATACGACACGCTACTGGGATCTGGCGGCCACCAGCTCTCCGGTGGTCAGCGACAACGTATTGGGCTGGCGCGCGCTGTCTATAACAACCCTGCATTTCTGGTCCTTGATGAACCGAATGCTAACCTTGATGACGCCGGTGAATTCGCCCTCATCAAAGCCATTAATACCCTCAGAACACAGGGGCAAACCACCGTTATCATCTCCCACCGGCCCACGCTGCTCGGTGTGGTCAATAAAGTCTTGCTGCTCAATGACGGCGCAATCCAGGAGTTTGGCACCCGCGACCAGGTGTTTACCACTTTACGCCAGGCCAACGTATTAAAACCGGTGGCGACAGCGTCTTCATCCAACAATGAACAAAAACGCGAGGCATGA
- a CDS encoding HlyD family type I secretion periplasmic adaptor subunit, producing the protein MKKNHEGSGNSGSAGVDTNIWAPIIRGIVVIIFGVGGFLLWAVQAPLDAGVVADGTVTVSSNRKTIQHLSGGRVTDIFIKEGDLVKKNQVLVRLDKMQLDMRFSALNAQYISAKSIEDRLMAERDGLEEIAFNSTLTQQFSGNKRLTEVRNLQAKLFDTRRKTIQDELSMIQETLDGLIGQTDNLNKIKGYRDHQFTLINRELGAIRALSEKNYYPKAQLLVLEREAAEISSSVSEDILNIAKLKSQQNELKIKAYQARHQYLREVESELTENQKEVAMLEDELVSTRHELDNTEIRSPINGVVLDVKVSTIGGVIQPGEHLMDIVAAGQPMQIDAKIPVHAIDKLAPGLTVDVLFPALNHALLPSVPAHVLTVSADRLIDEATQQPYYLAEVQVSSEGARLLGDYKIKAGMPASVTIKTGERTFLSYLFKPLLARLELAFKEY; encoded by the coding sequence ATGAAAAAGAACCATGAAGGGTCTGGGAATTCGGGTTCCGCTGGTGTGGATACCAATATTTGGGCGCCAATCATTCGGGGGATCGTTGTCATTATTTTCGGCGTCGGCGGCTTTCTGCTCTGGGCGGTGCAAGCGCCGTTGGATGCTGGGGTTGTTGCGGATGGCACGGTGACCGTGTCAAGTAACCGGAAAACCATTCAACATCTGAGCGGTGGACGCGTCACGGATATTTTTATCAAAGAAGGAGACCTGGTCAAAAAAAATCAGGTGCTCGTCCGTCTGGATAAAATGCAGCTCGATATGCGTTTTAGTGCGTTAAACGCCCAATATATTTCAGCAAAAAGTATCGAAGACCGGCTGATGGCAGAACGAGACGGTCTGGAAGAAATTGCCTTCAATAGCACGCTGACTCAGCAATTTTCCGGGAATAAACGTCTGACAGAGGTCAGAAACTTGCAGGCCAAACTCTTCGATACCCGGCGTAAAACGATTCAGGATGAATTGTCGATGATTCAGGAAACGCTCGATGGCCTGATCGGGCAAACGGATAATTTAAACAAAATAAAAGGCTATCGCGATCATCAGTTCACTCTGATTAACCGGGAACTCGGCGCGATTCGTGCGCTGAGTGAAAAAAACTACTATCCGAAAGCGCAATTACTGGTGCTTGAGCGCGAGGCAGCTGAAATATCCAGCAGTGTCTCAGAAGATATTTTGAATATTGCCAAACTCAAATCTCAGCAAAATGAACTGAAAATCAAAGCGTATCAGGCCCGTCATCAGTACCTGCGTGAGGTGGAGTCTGAACTGACCGAAAACCAAAAAGAAGTCGCCATGCTGGAAGATGAACTAGTGTCCACCCGCCATGAACTGGATAATACGGAAATTCGCTCGCCCATTAACGGCGTGGTGCTGGACGTTAAGGTCAGCACCATCGGCGGCGTTATTCAGCCAGGCGAACATCTTATGGATATTGTCGCCGCCGGACAACCGATGCAAATCGATGCCAAAATACCGGTGCATGCCATCGATAAACTCGCCCCGGGGTTAACGGTGGATGTGCTGTTTCCCGCCCTTAACCACGCGCTGTTGCCGTCGGTGCCTGCGCATGTATTAACCGTTTCCGCAGACCGTTTAATTGATGAGGCCACGCAGCAGCCCTATTATCTCGCCGAAGTGCAGGTCTCTTCTGAAGGTGCGCGCTTGCTGGGCGATTACAAAATTAAAGCTGGGATGCCCGCCAGCGTAACGATTAAAACCGGTGAGCGGACATTTTTAAGCTACCTGTTCAAACCATTGCTCGCCCGTCTGGAACTGGCGTTTAAAGAGTACTGA